DNA from Pseudobdellovibrionaceae bacterium:
AACGCGCGGACGGGAGAGTGGACGCCGCCGGGAGCGACTTTTTGCGAGCGGGCGAAGAGTTCTTTGGAGTTCATGATGTTAACCTTTCGAAGAAGTCTCGACCCACGTTTTCCAATCAAGTTCGTTGAAAAACAAGCGATCCTCGAGGGAACGCCCTAAGTCGTGCTCGAGAACTTGGCGCGTGGCGCCGGGCCCGCAGGCGTGGTCTTTTTCCTTCAGGGAGGGAACGTGTTTTATCGCTTCTTTATAAAGCGCGGCGGATCGCCAGAAGAAGGCGACCGCGTTCTTCAAAGTCTCGAGCGTCGCGGCGGTTGGCGCTTTGGGAGTCAGGCGATAGGTCGCGATCAACCGCTCGTCATCCCCGAGTCCGCCCGCACGATCTTCGTGCGAGACCCGCGCCCAGAGGGGGGGAGTCCTGTCGGAGGAGCGACCCGCATTGACGCGCATCAGATGATCGAGGCCGCGCGAAAGACCGGACTCGGTGCCCAAACCTTCATCGCAGCCGCGCACCCAGATTCCCTGCGCCGCAAGTTTCTTCCAGCTTTCGAGTCCCGAGGCCCAGACCCAGGGATCTTTCGGCCCGCGCGACTTCAAAAGTGCCGCGATTTCGGTCGTGAGTGCGCGCGAGTGCGCCAGACGCACGGGCGCGGATTTTACGAACGCGAGCGGATCTGCAGCCGCCGAGGGATCGTCCGAGACCCCACGCACGGGGATCGACGCGGTTTCAAAAAGGTCTTCCGTGCGCAGCGAGGCGACCGGGCCCACGGGGGCGGGCGCTCGTGTCAGTCCGAAGGCGCCGCGGTGGGAAAAATCCACGCCCGCAGGAGTTTGACCACGTTCGATGGTGAGCCGCAGGGACGAGTCGGGTGCCCAGCGGGTTTGCAAAAGGCCGATCTTCAGATGGCATCCGCCGCCGTGGTCGGACAGACGTTGTCTTTCCCAGTGCACGGCCTCGAAGGTCGGCGCGTGATTCAAAGGCGCGAAGATCTGGCGCAGATCCGCGCGATCCGAGCGAATCTCGATGGCGAGCGCGCCCTGCGCGGCGGCGGGGGGATTGAGTTCCAAGGGCAGGGCGATGATCCAGAAATTTTGCAGCCAGCGCTGAAGTTTTTCGCGTGTGGGGGCGAACTCCGCGTAACGGTCATCCAACAGACGGTCCAGCGCGGCCTTCGCCAAAATCAGTCCGTCGCCTTCGCCCTCGGTGAGTTTTTCGATCCGGCGGGGAACGTTTCCGCGCACGGATTTGAACTCCACCGAAGCGGGTTTCACGGGCAGGAAACTTTCGAAGAAACCTTGCAGATTGTGCGCGCGGCGCGGGGACGAGCTCAGGATTTTCCAGTCGCCGCCCTCGGGAAGATCCCGGCGGAGTAAAACCAGATCGCGCGCGTCCGCGCGGGGCAGGGTCGCGACGATTTCGGCGCCGGGTCGATTTTCCGTGGGCAGATCCTTCCACGAATGGACCACGCAGTCGAACTCACCGCGCGCGAGACCCTGGACGAAGTCTTCGGTGAAGACGCCGCGCTCGGGAATTTTCCAAAGCGGATCGGTCAGATTGATGTCGCCGAGGGATTCACGGAAGTGGTGTCCGACCTCGAGGCCCGGCCATGCGGCGCGGAGGGCGTCAGCCACCATATAAGCTTGGATTTTCGCAAGGTCGCTTTGCCGGCTGGCAATCAGGACGCGAGGCGTGGGCTCGTTAGCCACACAGATCCTCCCACCCCATCGGCCGGTGCCACAGCGAATCCCAGGTCTTCTCGGTCAACTGAATGATCCGCGACTGGGCCCGCTGCAGAATGTCCTGCTGACGGTGGTGGTGGATTTCGCTCAAAGAATCGATGTCCTTCAGATCGAAGTCGATAAAGTTCAAGCGTGAGGCCTGCACTTCGCGCAGATCCATGATGTAGTCAAAGCGGGAACCTTTGAGCTTTTCCAGAAACATCATCTCGTCGTTCGAGAGCGGCGCGCAGACGACCAGCGCCCGGCGACCGTCGAAGTCGGGCGGGTTCTGGCTGAGCGCGACTTGCGGGCGATTGAGTTCGGTTTTCATCCGGCGCGCCCAGTAGGTGACATCCGACGACTTCAACGATCCCGCCACCGAAACGGCGAGCTCACCGTTGCCCAGAATCCAGACCTGATCGAAGGGACGCAAAGTCTTGCGCACGACGCCGCCCCAGGTTTGGGTCGTGGAGTCGCGGAAGAACTCGGAGCGGATGCGTTTCACGTCTTCGAACAAAAACTTCGCCCACGGTGCGAAGAAGGACGCCTTGACGGAATCTTTCTGCGCCACTTCCCAGAAGTTTTTGAATTGCGAGAAAACTTCGGTTTCACCAAAGACCGGCGACTGGAGGCCGCTCAGGACTTCGAGGAGGAAAATGTAGGCGTCGGGTCCCGCGATCAGCTCATAGCCTTCACGCTCGGCGAGCTCTTCCCCCCCGAAGTGGGCTGGGGCTTCGCCCCAAGGAAGGATGCTGATCTTTCTCATGCAGGTTTCAAAAACGAGGGCCGCGGGCGAATCCACGACGACGGGCACCGCGCCGACGTTCACGGCGGGGGCTTTCGCTTTCAAATGATGTTCAATAACGAATGGAACCACGTGATCAATGTACTTTGCCGAGGGGGTGTGAATGTCACGGATTTGTCACCGGAACGGGGATTTTCCGAGACACTCATTGACTCAATGCAGCGTTCGCCTTTGAGTCTCTAAGTTTTAGGCAAAATCGGCCACTTTGACGTTCGATCTTGCGAGTGCTTCTCATTCCGGGAGCTGAATCGCGATGCCATCGCTCTCCGCCCTTGGTCCGGCTTTTGGATTCTCTACAGGGGTCCGCGGATGAAGGACAAGGTGGAGCACTTCAGGGGGGCCCGATGTTGAGAGTTTCGACGATTTTGGCGGTGTTGCTGGCGATCGGTTTTCCTTTTCAAGGTTATGCCCAAACGTCTCAAATTCAGACGCCCGTGTGCGAGCTTCCTCGCTAAACCACGCCTCGACCAACGTCCTTCCAGCGAATTCTTCACCTTCAAGTTGATGCCAACTTAGAGGCTCTCGCTCATGCTGAGGGTATGATTCAAGCCAAAAATATCATGCACCGTTCAACTCCGGTTCTGCCGTTTTCGGCGAGCATTCCGGAGGCCATCGAGTTTCTGAAAGCGCAACCCAAGGGTTTTGCCATCGTGCAGGCGACGGCAGATCGCTTTCATGGTGTGCTGACCGAAGCGCAGCTCATGCGCATCTTTCTGCGCTACCAAGCGAATCCGGATCGCGACACTTTGATTTTGTACCGCGATCTTTTCGAACCCGCGCAGTTGATCCACGAAGACGAATACTTTCCCGAGATCGTGAAGAAACTCGTTTCGGCGGCGGGGAATCGCGTTTTTGTCATCGACAACAAATCGAACGTCGTCGGCTACATCACGGCGAAAGACATTCTGCCCTATTTCTCGCCGAAGGGGGCGGACGGGCAGGCGGGCGACACCGCCGGTGAAGCGTTGACGTCGAACCTTTATCTTTACGAGAGCTTCTTCACGAAGTCGCCGTTTCTGATGCACTCGGTGAATCGTGAAGGCGTCATCCAGATGGCGAACGAGGTGCTGCACCGGGTGCTCGGTTTTGAGTTCGGGGAACTGCACGGCCGCACGATCTTCGACATCTATCCGAAAGAGCACCACGCCAAAGCCGAAGCCGGATTGAAGGCGATTTTGAATCAAGGCTACCATTCGGCGATTTCGGCCGAGATGCGCGCGAAAGACGGGAAGACGGTCGCCGTCGAGATGATTTCGCGCGTTTTGACCGATCAGCGCCAAAGCCCCGTGGGCACGATGACGGTCTCGCGCCCCTTGGATATGAATTTGCTGTTGAAAGTGCTGCCCGAAATGGACGCGGGAATCTAGATTCCCGCTCCCGCGTCGACGAACTCAGGGGCGTCCGTCAGAAAGGGCTGCGCGTTCGGGTTCGCCGCGAACTCGCACGATTCGGCGCCCGCTTTGATTTCGCTGCGGATACGTTTCAGCTCGGTCTCTTTCATCGCGAACTCTTTTTCGTCACAGCCGGCTTGGCGGACGTGTTCGCGGATCGCTTCGCCTTCTTCGATCGACATGGTCAGATCCCAAGACGCTTTGATCACGAGCCAGTTTTTCAAGTAACCGCACTGCACGCGGCGGAGCGGGGGCATGTAGCGATCCGGTCCCGCATCGCCTTTGACCGCATTTTCACGCTCGCCGACGGCCTGCAGGTGGTAGTTGTTCTTCTGGTAATTGAAGTAGCTGCAGCGTTTGTTCATCGACCACTTCCAAGCGCCATTGTCGTAGGCGTTTTTCAGCGGAACGAAATGATCGATCGCCATTTTTTCGGCCGACTCGATGATCTCTCCATTATAAGGATCGACCCAGCGGCCGGTCACGACCGAGCAGCCGATGGCGCTGGGGCGGGTCGAGATCTGCTCTTGGGATTCGCGCTGGAGGACGAGACCCCGAGAATCCAGGCAGCTGCCGTCGCGGGCGATCCGGCGCCATTTGCCGAACTGCAGGCGGCGATTGTACTTCTCTTTGGGCTTTTCGAGATTGTCGCGATGTTTGACCCAGTGGAGCAGGTCGACGGTCGTCGCGGTGTCCGCCTTCACGTCGATCGAGAAGTGTCCCGGCGATGATTGCGCGAAGCTATCAACGGCCAAGATGTCGTATTTGTCTCCGACTTCGATCGCACTCTCGGTCCGAAAGTCGTCTACGCTTTGCGCGCGAGCCGACAGAGCGGCGAGGGCAAGAAGCCCCACGCTGAGTCCGATTTTGACCGTTCGGATGACATAAGATCTAGTGACCCGACCTTGGTGCTGCCCCAGTCCCGTTTCGTCTTGAAACATGAACTCCCCCCTCAAATTGTTCCCCTGAGGATATTGAAAACGCTACAAAGGTCCGGGGCAAGCCCCGAATCTTCAGAGTTTACACAGGTTTACACGGAGCAACATTATCATGCGCTCCAGATCTAATATATTTCAGCCCGCGCATGAATGTCCGGAATCAAACGTTTGATTAAAAGGATTTGCTCTTAATCAAATGATTGAATTATCCTTTGAGCCATGTCGGATCCCAAAAAGAAGGTCGAAAATCCCCTGTTCACGGCCACGGAGAATTCCGGCGTCGGCGTGGGGGGCGAAGAGAACGAATCGCGGCGTCGTTTGCTCAGCACGGCGGGACGTTTGTTTGCGGAGAAAGGTTTTGATGGCGTCTCGACTCGCGATATCGCGAACTCGGCGGGCGTGAACATCAGTCTGATCAGCTACTACTTCAACGGCAAAGAAGGGCTTTACACCGCGGTTCTGCGCGACGCCTGCGAAGGCGCGGAAATGAAGCGCGACGAGCTTTTCAAGACGTTCAAGCTGGAAGAGATGACGAAAGACATTTTTGTGAACGTCATGACCACTTTGGTGCGTGAGCTGCTTGAGATGAAAATCAAAAATCCGTTCATGCCGGCCTTGATTCACCGCGAGTTGATCGCGAACTTCCCCCGGGCGCGGGTGTTTGTCGACGACCTGACGAGCCGGGTCCTTCC
Protein-coding regions in this window:
- a CDS encoding TetR/AcrR family transcriptional regulator, with product MSDPKKKVENPLFTATENSGVGVGGEENESRRRLLSTAGRLFAEKGFDGVSTRDIANSAGVNISLISYYFNGKEGLYTAVLRDACEGAEMKRDELFKTFKLEEMTKDIFVNVMTTLVRELLEMKIKNPFMPALIHRELIANFPRARVFVDDLTSRVLPSIFSILETAQKKGIIRQDLHIPTYFMTMVHAIDTYYLFIQTKSASADMCMQLPQEKEAYIRQNVIMFIEGVLK
- a CDS encoding PAS domain S-box protein — encoded protein: MIQAKNIMHRSTPVLPFSASIPEAIEFLKAQPKGFAIVQATADRFHGVLTEAQLMRIFLRYQANPDRDTLILYRDLFEPAQLIHEDEYFPEIVKKLVSAAGNRVFVIDNKSNVVGYITAKDILPYFSPKGADGQAGDTAGEALTSNLYLYESFFTKSPFLMHSVNREGVIQMANEVLHRVLGFEFGELHGRTIFDIYPKEHHAKAEAGLKAILNQGYHSAISAEMRAKDGKTVAVEMISRVLTDQRQSPVGTMTVSRPLDMNLLLKVLPEMDAGI